GAATCAAAAAGAGCAGGAACAATTTAAGATGCTCCTTCCTTTTGTCGATGAAGACATGATTGAGGTTGTCAGTGATGTGATTCACTTTATAGCAGAGCGGGTGAAGCTGCCTTTAAATGAACATATTCATATTGCGCTGATTGATCATATTACATTTGCGATTAAACGTCTTCAAAAAGGGATGGACATTAAAAATCCATTTCTGATTGAAACAAAAACGCTTTATCCAAATGAATTCTTAGTCGCTGAAGAAGTTATTCATATGATCAATGACAGACTTAAAGTAAACTTGCCAGAAGGGGAAATTGGTTTTATTGCCCTTCATATCCATAGTGCCATCACAAATAAGCCGATTGCAGATGTGAACCAGTTTTCTCAGCTGATAAATCAATTGGTAGGAGTGATTGAAGACTCTATGAAAATAAAAGTGAATCATGACAGCGTCAATTATCTGCGGCTTGTCCGCCACTTAAGATACACGATTGAAAGGGTTCTCTCAGGTGAAACGGTTGAAGAACCAGAAAAGTTTACTTTATTGTTGAAAAAAGAATATCCGCTATGCTACAATACATCTTGGAAAATGATAAAAGTGATGCAGCAATTTCTAAAAAAACCAGTCTATGAAGCTGAGGCTGTTTATCTAACATTGCATTTATACCGTTTAACAAACAAAACTTAATGAGAAAAGTACCTTACGTGTTACTGATACGATCAGGCATGAGTGAACAAGTACGTGTTAAAACCGGCTAATAGGGGGAATATACCCTTTGTGCACGGTCGTCCTTGTTGCACCATGCTTTTTTTGTTGTTCTTTTTAGGTCTGAAATGTAAACGCTTGTAATTTGCTTTCATGTTTTTTTTGCTTGCTGCTTACACAAACTATTTTTACAAGGAGGTCAAACACATGTTTAAAAATTTATTTGGAGTACTCCAAAAAATTGGTAAAGCTCTTATGCTTCCAGTAGCGATTTTGCCTGCTGCAGGTATCCTGCTCGCATTCGGTAATGCGATGCAAAATCCGGAGCTCACATCAAAAGTTCCATTCTTAACAAATGAAATTGTACAGCTTGTTGCAAAAGTAATGGAATCTTCAGGTGATATTGTCTTTGCAAATCTTCCGCTTCTATTTGCGGTGGGTGTAGCGATTGGCCTTGCCAATGGTGATGGGGTTGCAGGTCTTGCAGCAATCATAGGATACTTAATTATGAATGCAACCATGAGTGCTGTGCTGCTTCAAACAGGGAAAATTCCAAGCGATGCTGTAGAGCTTGCGCAATTCTTCCAGCAGCTTCATCCTGAATATGCGAGAGTCCTCGGAATGCCAACCTTGCAGACCGGTGTCTTTGGCGGTATTATCGTCGGGGTTCTCGGTGCATACATGTACAACAAATTCTTTAAAATTGAATTGCCTCAATATTTAGGTTTCTTCGCAGGAAAGCGTTTCGTTCCAATTATGACGGCTGTTTCTGCAGTAGTATTAGGTTTGATTATGCTATTTATCTGGCCGCCGATTCAAGGTGGATTAAACGCCTTCTCAACAGGGCTGCTTGAATCCAATAAAACATTGGCAGCGTTCGTATTCGGTTTAATCGAACGTTCATTAATTCCTTTTGGTCTTCATCATATTTTCTATTCTCCTTTCTGGTACGAGTTTGGAAACTACACTACTCAGGCAGGGGAAATTGTCCGCGGAGATCAGCGTATCTTCATGGCACAAATCAAAGATGGCGCAGAACTGACTGCCGGTACATATATGACGGGTAAATTCCCATTCATGATGTTCGGTCTTCCTGCTGCTGCACTTGCTATCTATCATGAATCAAGACCTGAAAACAAAAAGTTTGTAGCAGGTATCATGGGTTCAGCTGCTTTAACATCTTTCTTAACAGGGATCACAGAGCCGCTTGAATTCTCATTCTTATTCGTAGCACCAATTCTATTTGCCATTCATGCTGTCTTTGCAGGTTTGTCTTTCATGACGATGCAATTGCTTGATGTGAAAATCGGGATGACATTCTCAGGAGGAGTCATTGACTACTTCCTGTTCGGCATCCTTCCAAACAGAACAGACTGGTGGCTTGTTATTCCAGTAGGTTTAGTATTCTCAGTGATTTACTACTTCGGATTCCGTTTTGCGATCCGCAAGTTCAACCTTAAAACACCTGGACGCGAGGATGCTGAAGCAGAAACAGAAGATGATAAAGCAGGCGAAAATGCTGGGGATCTTCCATATAACATTCTTGAGTCTTTAGGCGGAAGCTCAAATATCAAGCACCTTGACGCTTGTATCACCCGCCTTCGTGTAACGGTTAATGATGTAAAAGCAGTCGATAAAAACCGCTTAAAACGTTTAGGAGCAGCAGGAGTCCTTGAAGTTGGAAACAACATTCAGGCAATATACGGTCCTAAATCGGATAACCTGAAAACACAAATTCAAGATGTGATGTCAGGCAAAACGCCTCGCCCGACTAAACCTGTTTCAGCTGAAAAAGAAGTTCAGGAGCAAGTTGAGGACGTTGTTGCAGGACCTCTTAAAAACGAAGTAAGCGAATTTTCATTTGTTTCTCCTTTAACAGGTGACATTCATCCAATCACAGAAGTGCCTGATCAAGTATTCTCAGGAAAAATGATGGGTGATGGTTTTGCGATTACGCCTGCTGACGGCACGATCGTTTCACCGGTTGACGGCAAAATATTAAATGTATTCCCTACTAAGCACGCAATTGGCCTTGAATCAGAAAGCGGCAACGAGATCTTAATTCATGTCGGAATTGATACTGTGAACCTTAAAGGGGAAGGCTTCGAAGCATTTGTTAAAGAAGGTGACATTGTCACTAAAGGACAAAAACTGCTCCAAGTAGACTTGGAATTCGTTAAGCAAAATGCTCCTTCTATTATGACGCCGATTGTTTTCACGAATTTAAATGAAGGCGAATCTGTCGTAATAAAATCATCCGGCAGTGTGAAAGCAGGAGAAGAAAACATCATTTCTATAGAAAAATAAAATGAATGAGGTCGCATCACTTGTCAATCATGTGATGCGGCTGTTATGATAATATATTGTGTACTAGCTTTATTTAAATATGAAGGAGATTGATTAATTATGGCAGAGAAAACGTTTAAAGTAACAGCAGAATCAGGAATCCACGCACGTCCGGCTACAGTGCTTGTTCAAACAGCAAGCAAATTTGATGCAGATGTGAACTTAGCATATAATGGCAAAACAGTTAACTTAAAATCAATCATGGGTGTTATGTCTTTAGGAATCGCTAAAGATTCAGAAATCACAATTTCTGCAGCAGGTTCAGACGAAAACGATGCAATCGCAGCTCTTGAAGAAACAATGAAAAAAGAAGGCTTAGGCGAATAATGCTCGAATTAAAAGGGATCGGAGCTTCAGCTGGGATCGCGATTGCAAAAGCTTACCGCTTAGAAGAACCAGATCTGACAGTATCAAAAAAAGAAGTAGCAGATAAAACTGCTGAAGTTCTTCGTTTTGATGAAGCCATCCAAAAATCAAAATCAGAGCTTTTAAAAATTAAAGAGCATGCATTCAGAGAATTAGGTGCAGATAAAGCTGAAATTTTTGAAGCTCATATCTTAGTTTTAAGCGACCCAGAATTGCTTAACCCGGTTAAAGATAAAATCAGCAGTGAAGCAGTTAATGCTGAATTTGCAATGAAAGAAACGGCTGATATGTTTGTAAGTATGTTCGAGTCTATGGATAACGAATATATGAAAGAGCGTGCAGCTGATATCCGCGATGTTACGAAACGTGTGATCGGACACTTGCTTGGCGTTGAGATACCAAACCCGAGCATGATTTCTGAAGAAGTAATCATCATTGCAGAAGATTTAACACCTTCTGACACTGCGCAGCTGAATCGTCAGTATGTATTAGGTTTTACAACTGATATCGGCGGCAGAACATCACATTCAGCCATCATGGCTCGTTCAATGGAGATCCCTGCAGTAGTAGGAACAAAAACAGCTACAGCTGACATTAAAAATGGCGACATCGTCATTGTTGATGGAATTGATGGAGATGTTATTGTAAATCCTTCTGAGGATGTAGTTGCAGGCTTTGAAAAGAAAAAAGCTCAATACGAAGTGCAAAAAGCGGAGTGGGCGAAACTTGTAAATGAAGAAACGGTAACAAAAGACGGACAGCACGTTGAGCTTGCAGCCAATATTGGCACGCCTGACGATGTTCGCGGCGTTCTTGAGAACGGCGGAGAAGCAGTTGGTCTATACCGTACAGAATTCCTTTACATGGGACGCGATCAGCTTCCGACTGAAGATGAACAGTTCGAAGCATATAAAGCTGTGCTTGAGCGCATGGAAGGCAAGCCGGTTGTTGTTCGCACCCTTGACATTGGCGGAGACAAAGAGCTTCCATACTTGAATCTGCCTAAAGAAATGAATCCATTCCTTGGTTTCCGTGCGATTCGCCTTTGCTTAGAAGAGCAGGAAATTTTCCGCACTCAATTGCGTGCATTGCTTCGTGCAAGCACGTTCGGCAACTTGAAAATCATGTTCCCGATGATTGCAGTTGTAGACGAGTTCAGACAGGCTAAAGCCATTCTTTTAGAAGAAAAGCAAAAGCTTGTCAATGAAGGTGTGCAAGTTTCAGATAACATTGAAATTGGAATGATGGTTGAAATTCCTTCAACTGCTGTTCTTGCAGATCAATTTGCTAAAGATGTTGACTTCTTCAGCATCGGAACAAATGACCTGATTCAATACACAATGGCTGCTGACCGTATGAACGAGCGTGTTTCATATTTGTATCAGCCTTATAATCCTGCCATTCTTCGTCTTGTGACGCTTGTCATTGAAGCAGCTCACAAAGAAGGCAAATGGGTAGGAATGTGCGGAGAAATGGCTGGCGATCCGCTTGCGATTCCAGTGCTTCTTGGTCTGGGACTTGATGAGTTCTCTATGAGTGCAACATCTATCCTTCCAGCACGTTCTCTTATTAAAAATCTTTCAAAAGAAGAGGCAGCAAGCTTCAAAGAAGAAATTCTTTCTATGAGCACAACAGAAGAAGTTGTTGCATTTGTGAAAACGAAATTTAATCTTTAATTTGAAATGAAAAAGACCTGCTTAAGCAGGTCTTTTTTTGTAGCAATAAGGCCTATTTCTTTTTATTCACTAAGGGTAATAAACGTAATTTTCCCACGCTTAAATCCTTCTGTGTTAAAATAGTCTCGAATGCAGATAGAATGGGGAAGATTTTTTGGAACGGATAGAAGATCAAGTTCTTCGGAAAAAGCTTTTTTTGCAGTCCATGTGGATTATCTTTATCCTGGACGCACTATTTATTTTATTCATAGAGAGAAGTCTTAAGTATTATCCTATTGTGATGGTTTTCGCAGGGATTTTTCTTGGCTATACACTAATCCTCAGGTTCATAAAAAAGGATTCTTTTTTTGTTTGGAGCTCACTCGCTCTTATATACAGCTATTTATTTGCCTTGAATTATACAGATCCCTATATTGTAAATTTTATTTTCCTGCTGTTTCCGGTTATTTTCAGCGCTGTTTTTCAGAAAATGACCTATTTATTTATAACAGGTGCGATAACCATATGCAGCCAGTTTTATTTTTTTCTGAGCAACTATGAGATTATCTCAACTTCTTTTGAAAGAATAGACGTAATGTATTACGTATTTTTCGCGGTCATTATTGTAGTAATTCTTAGCTATTATATTCGTTTTATTAATTTTCTGTGGACCAAAGTTCAGCTCCAAAATGACTTGATTTCAAGCAATTTGAGAACAACTGAGGCAAAGTTTGACCTGATATTTTCACAGAGCCATGATGCTATTGCCATTATTGGACCGGATCAAACAGTCAGGGCTGTTAATCCCGCGTTTTTAAATCTGTACGGATGGAGTGAAGGTGAAGTTGTCGGAAGCATTTATCCTTATCAGACCGGGAGCGAATCAGGAGTCACTTCCCGTAGAGACAGGACAAAATCAGGTTCTGCAGTAGAAGTGGAGGTAACAACAACTCCGCTGTTCAGCCATGCAAACGAACTGATTGCCTTTTGTGAAATGATTCGGGATGTGACTGACAAAAAAGCTGATGAGCTCGCACTTTTTCAGCAGGAAAAGCTAAACGTAGCGGGTCAAATGGCTGCTGGAGTGGCACACGAAATCAGAAATCCGCTCACGGTGATTCAAGGTTTTCTTCAAATGATGGATGAAAAAAAGGAAATCATTGACCCTCATTACACTAAAATCATGCTTGAAGAGCTGAAGCGCATGAACAGTATAGTCAGCGAGTTTCTAATCCTTTCAAAGCCGCAGGCAGTTCATGAAAAAGAAATAAATATGAGAGTACTGATCGATTCAATGATCCGTTTTTTCTCAACAGAAAGCGCGCTTAGAAACATTGGCATTGAGTTTAAGTGCAAAGGTGAACTCCCCGCTGTTCAAGGAGATGAAAATCAGCTTAAGCAGGTGCTGATCAATCTTCTGAAAAATGCGTTTGATGCTATGTCTAAAGGCGGAAAAATAATTGTGGACGCTCAAGCTGAAAATGACATCGTTAAAATCACGATCACAGATCAAGGGCCTGGCATTCCGGCTGATCTAATAAGCCAGGTGACAAAACCTTTCTTTACCACAAAAGAAAAAGGAACTGGTTTAGGCTTAGTCATTACGGAAAAAATTATCCGGCAGCATAATGGAAACATAACAATCACAAGCCAAATAGGCGAAGGAACAACGGTCATCGTTACTTTTCCTGTATCACATTCCTTAATAAGGTGAAACTAACATCATCAAGCGCAAAAGAAAGGTGATGAAAAGTGGAAAAGAAAGACGTAAATGCAGGAGACAAGGTATACGTCATCTACCGCAATCCGCATGCAGCAAATGTAGCCAATATCCAGCAGGCTGAAATCGTGGAACATCCGAATCACCCTGGTGAAAAAGCCTTATTTATTCATGATTCCTATCATTTATTAGATGAAGAGGACGCAATCTTCCCTTCATATTCAGATGCGGAAGTGATGTACAATAAGCTGTTTGATTATGAACAATATGAGTAGAAAACACTGCAGCTGGCTGGCTGCGGTTTTTTTGGATGTGTGTGTGTTGGGACAGATTTGGAAAAACGGATTCGCCCAAAAACAAACCCGGACTTTTCTGTCGGATCCTTATCTGTCTGTCGGAGCTGAACAGTCGGTTCCGCATTTCTGTATAGGAAAATTTTAAAAAGGATATGAACCATGCTGATAACAAAGGTTAATGGTATACCGCTTTAGTTAAAGGAAGTGTATTCATGGTTAAACCATTTGTGCCGCAGCTTGTCTATATTGAGCCTAGAGCGCTTGAATATCCGCTTGGGATTGAGCTAAAAGAGAAATTTGAAAAAATGGGACTTGAAATCAGAGAAACGACTTCACATAATCAAGTGAGAAATATACCGGGCAATAACCATCTGCAGCAGTACAGAAATGCAAAATCCACTCTTGTGGTAGGAGTTCGAAAAACACTGGACTTTGATTCTTCAAAACCATCTGCTGAATATGCGATACCGCTTGCAACAGGGTGTATGGGGCATTGTCATTACTGTTATCTGCAGACAACTATGGGCTCCAAACCTTATATCCGCACATATGTGAATACAGAAGAAATCTTTCAGCGGGCACAGGAATATATGGTTGAACGCACACCGCAGATTACCCGGTTTGAAGCATCCTGTACGTCTGATATCGTCGGGATTGATCATTTAACCCATTCGCTAAAAAGAGCGATTGAATTCTTCGGGAACACGGATATGGGCCGATTGCGCTTTGTCACAAAGTTTCATCATGTGGATCATTTGCTTGATGCAGATCATAAAGGAAAAACACGTTTTCGCTTCAGTATCAATGCCAATTTTGTGATTAAAAATTTTGAACCAGGCACATCGCCGCTGAATAAACGTCTAGAAGCAGCCGTCAAGGTAGCGGGGGCAGGATACCCGCTCGGATTTATTGTGGCGCCTATTTATATTCATGAAGGATGGCGGGAAGGGTATTACGAATTGTTTTCGAAACTTGATCAGCTTTTGCCTGAAGAAACACGGGATGATATCACATTTGAAATGATCCAGCACCGGTTTACAAAGCCTGCCAAGCGCGTCATTGAAAAAAATTATCCAAAATCAAAGCTCGAGATGAATGAAGATGACCGCCGCTACAAATGGGGAAGATACGGAATCGGCAAATATATTTATCAAAAAGATGAGGAAGCTGATTTAAGAGAAACACTTGAAAAGTATATTGATGACTTCTTTCCAAATGCAAAGATTGAATACTTCACTTAGAAAACAAGGTGTGCAGCCCTTGTTTTTTCTATTTTCTGAATCCTTATTTAAGCAAAATACAAGTAAGACTGTTACTATAATAATGAGAAAAATAATGGGAGTGTTAGCTATGGAACTCGGATTAAAAGGAAAAGTGGCTCTAGTTGCAGCATCAAGTCAAGGATTAGGAAGAGCTATTGCTGAAGAGCTTGTAAAAGAAGGCGCGAGCGTCATGATAACAAGCAGAAACCCTGATAAGCTACATAAAGTGAAAAATGAGCTTTCTGAAAAAGGTACTGGCCTCGTAGAATATAAAGCATGCGATTTATCAAATGCAGATGAGATCAGCCAGCTGGTGGAAGAAACGGTGAAACGTTTTGGAACGATTGATTTTCTTGTGAATAATGCAGGCGGTCCCCCTTCAGGACTATTTGAGCAAATGAGTGATGAGGACTGGCAAAAATCGTTCGAGTTAAATCTATTAAGTCATGTGCGTTTAATTCGTTCTGTTTTACCCTATATGAGAGGCAAGGGCGGGAAAATTGTAAACATCGCCTCCTCCTCAGTAAAAGAACCAATACCAGGTTTGATTTTATCAAATACGTTCCGTCTTGGAATTGTCGGATTAACTAAAACACTGGCATCAGAACTTGCCCCTTATCAAATCTTGATCAACACAGTAGCACCGGGCAGAATTTCAACGGACAGAGTCGCTTCTCTAGATCAGGCTGCAGCAGATAAGAATGGCATCAGCGTCAGTGAAGTGGAAGAAGAAGTAAAGCGGAAAATTCCTGCAGGACGCTACGGGAAACCGTCCGAGTTTGCAGCCTATGTTCTTTTCTTGCTCTCAGATGCCAACAGTTATGTAACTGGGCAGACACACCTGGTTGACGGCGGAATGGTGAAATCTGTTTAATAAGTGTTAATTTGTATAGGATTTGCTGCCCTGAAGAAAACTAAATCAGATAATCCAATACTGAGGGTGGCATATATATGGCGATCGTACTCGCTGTGATCTTATTATGGTTTGCAATACACTTGTACGTTTTCTTTCCAAAAAAAATGAATGGTCTTGAATCCATTTTTGTTTTTATGATTCTTTCTATTGTAAATAACAGCTTTTGTTCCGTCATTATGGAAAATCTGGAGTGGGCAAAAGCATATGAGACTCCTACTGCATTGACAGTTATTATTTTGCAGAGAATTCTTATCATCCCCACTCTTTTCCTTATGATTGTCCATGTTTATTTCAGGCTGAAGAAATCGATCGCAAAACTAATTCTGCTGTTCTTTTCTATTTCATTAATTTTCGCAATGGAAGAACTTTGCTCCTATTTTCAAATTATGAATTATCTTGAGAATAGATGGCTGATACCTGTTCTGCATTCGTCCTTGTTATACTTTTTCGGAGTCGCTGCACTCATTGTGTTTCGCCCAATCTTAAAAAAGGGGGTCACAATGCGATGATGGGCATGATGAACGAATTATATATTGTGATCACTCTTTTGACGGCACTCTGGATATCAGTGAAGCTTCCAAAAATATTTCCGCCTGCAATAACGATGCTGATCTTTACTTTCAGCGCTTTTATAGGACTTACTGCAGATCATATTTTAGACCTTCCTCCTTATGATATTTATGATGTGAATGATTCTCCGAAATTTGAGGTTTGGGATTTTATTTATTACAGCATGTATGGTTTTTTTGGCTGCTTTTTTCTCTATCTTTACCAGCAATGGAGAATCAGGGGCATGATTACAATTGTTTATATTATCCTCTGGTCCATGTTTTCTGTTTTTTATGAATGGATTGCTGTTTTAGCCGGCATTTTTGATTTCAGCAAAGGGTATAAAATGCAATATTCCTTTCCGGTTTATCTGTTTATTCAAACTTTCCTTCTCATTTTTTTTCATTTTGTATTGAAAGAATATGTTAAGCTTAAAGAAAAGTCTTCCATCGTTTAGATGGTCTTTTGAGAGATGAATTAGTATAAGTTTTGCGCATTTATGGCAAGCGTAATCGCCCAGCTTTTCGGCCAGAATAAATCCGCAGGAAAGGTCAAACCCGGACTTTTCCGCCGGATTCTTATCTGTCATGCCTGAGCAAAACGGACGCTTGCGCTTTTCTAGTAAGAAAGGAAGATGAAAAATGACTGGAGAAAAAGGTGTAATCGGTTTTATTGGGATTGGAGTAATGGGGAAGAGTATGGCAGGGCATTTGCTCAAAGATGGTTACTCGGTTTTGGTTTATACAAGAACGAAAGAAAAGGCATCTGAACTGATAGAGGCCGGTGCAGGTTGGATGGAGACGATTGAAGAGCTTGCATCCCAATCTGACTATATTATTACAATGGTCGGCTATCCTTCTGATGTGGAAGAAATTTATTTGAGCGAAAAAGGCATTTTGAACTCTGCCAAGGAAGGTACATATGTTATAGATATGACTACTTCTAAGCCAAGTCTTGCAAAAAAAATCTATGAAGCAGCAATGCAGCGCCATATCCATGCCTTGGATGCACCAGTTTCAGGCGGAGATGTAGGGGCAAGAGAAGCGAGATTATCTATTATGGCAGGTGGAGATCAGGAAGCATTTGACGCATGCATGCCGATTTTTTCTGTCATTGGACAAAATATAGTGTATCAGGGAGAAGCGGGAAGCGGTCAGCATACGAAAATGTGCAACCAGATTGCGATAGCTGCTGGCATGGTTGGAGTCAGTGAGGCCATTGCTTATGCAAAAAACGCTGGTCTCGATCCTGAAAATGTTTTAAAAAGCATTTCCGCAGGTGCAGCTGGCAGCTGGTCACTGAGCAATCTTGCACCAAGAATGCTGAAAGAGGATTTTGAACCAGGCTTCTATGTAAAGCATTTCATAAAGGATATGGATATTGCTATTGAAGAAGCTGACCATATGAAGATGGAGGTACCAGGATTAACGTTAGCTCATTCACTCTACACAGAGCTTCAGAAAAAGGGTGAAGGTGACAGCGGCACACAGGCCCTGTACAAGCTATGGAAATCGTAATCAAAAAGATGCTGGGCAATAGTGCAGCACCGATGGATCTCTTGCTCGAGGCAGATCCTTCCGAACAAAATATCAAACAATATCTCAAAAAAGGGACCGTTTTTCTTGCGGAGCTTGAGAAGAATATAGCAGGAGTTATGGTGCTGATGCCGATTTCACCTGCATCTATGGAAATAATGAATCTTGCGGTGGATGAGAAATTCAGGGGCAAAGGAATAGCAAAAAAACTTATTGCTCATGCTAAACAAGCCTGTGCAGATCAAAACATGGATTTCCTTGAGATTGGTACAGGAAACTCAAGCTTAGATCAGCTTGCCCTTTATCAAAAATGCGGATTTCGCATGAAGAAAGTAATCGAAAATTACTTCATTGTTCATTACCCGGAACCCATTTTTGAAAATGGCATTCAGTGCATGGATATGGTCAGACTAAAAATGAAGATAAAAAAAGATAGCTAGAAAACTCTAGCTATCTTGCAATCTGAAAACCTATTATTTACCAATGAACATTTGAGTCCAGTAGTTGCCTTCAGCTACATGGCCTACACCAATGTGAGTGAAGCTTGAATTCATGATGTTTTTACGGTGGCCTTCAGAGTTCATCCATGCTTGTACTACTTCTTCAGGAGAAGCTTGTCCTTTAGCAATGTTTTCACCAGCTGAGCTGTACTCAACGCCGAACTTCTTCATCATATCAAATGGTGATCCGTAAGTTGGGCTGTTGTGGTCAAAGTAGTTCTTGCTTTGCATGTCTTTTGATTTTTCTTTAGCCACTTTGCTTAATTCTTCATCTAATTGAAGTGGTTTTAAGCCTTGCTTTTCACGCTCTGCATTTGTTAATTCAACAACTTTTTTCTCAAATTCACTTACAGAAGCCTGTGTTTGCTCTTTCTTTGGAGCTGCTTCTTTAGAAGCTTCTGGCTGAGCTTTCTGAGCTGGTGCCGGAGCTGTTTCTTGTTTTGGAGCTTCTGCTTGTTGCTTTTGCTGTGGTGCTGGAGCTGAAGCTTGGCCTTGCTGTGCTTTAAATTGGCTTAATTGCTGTTCAACCATTTTTTGAAGCTCAGGATTGTTGATGTTCTGTAATAGATCCTGTGTTTGTGCTTGATTTAAATTGCAGTTTTGGCCTGCGATTTGGTAAGCTTTAACCTGTATATTTGATTGCTGTGGAGCTGCTGCATCTGCAGATGGGCCTCCAGCATTAAATGTAAAAATAGTAGCTGCTGCCGCAACTGAAAGTACGATAGATTTCTTCATGAAAAAATTCCTCCTAAGAGTTTTTTTTTTGGTGCTCTCTTGCTACAACAACATCGTAACATACGATTTTTGTAACATATGAACCATTGCTTTCCATTGACAGAATGCAATCTTTTAATCTATGCGGCTTACATTAAGTAAGCGGTAACAAACCTTTAGTATCACTAGTTTTATAGCTTTGCAAATGAAATATTCCTCACTCGCTGCCGTCAAAAAAACTCCCCATATATATCCAGTTGTACTAACTTTTTCATTGAATTGTTTCTTGACAAAAATTTAACTCCCTTTTTTATGTAACAAGTGTTACGCAAGTGTTACAATAGAGTTTGAAATACGTTAAAAGGATCTCTTAACCAAGGATCGATTTTGAAAGGGGAATAAATTCGTTGACTGAGCCAAGTAATAGTCAAGCTGATCTGCGAAAATTGAAGAAAACGCGCTTAATCCGCATCAATGTTTTCTTTTTCTTTGTGTTTTTACTATTCGTAGCGCTAATCATTCGGCTGGGTGTTGTTCAAATTGTTCAGGGTGAGGAATTTTCAAAGGAAGTCAGCCGCACTGAGTCAAACTATGCAAGCTTTCCTGCACCGCGCGGAAAGATGTATGACCGGAATGGAAATGTTCTTGTTGAAAACATTGGTGTTGAGGCCATCACATATACAGTAGAAAAAACAACGAAAGCATCAGATAAAATAGAAACAGCAAAAGTGCTTGCATCTCTAATAGAAGTTCCAACTGA
The window above is part of the Metabacillus dongyingensis genome. Proteins encoded here:
- a CDS encoding phosphocarrier protein HPr — translated: MAEKTFKVTAESGIHARPATVLVQTASKFDADVNLAYNGKTVNLKSIMGVMSLGIAKDSEITISAAGSDENDAIAALEETMKKEGLGE
- the glcT gene encoding glucose PTS transporter transcription antiterminator GlcT, whose protein sequence is MKESFTIKKVLNNNVLIAEHDSYEEVVLIGKGIGFGKKRGDMMQEDSYEKMFVLTNQKEQEQFKMLLPFVDEDMIEVVSDVIHFIAERVKLPLNEHIHIALIDHITFAIKRLQKGMDIKNPFLIETKTLYPNEFLVAEEVIHMINDRLKVNLPEGEIGFIALHIHSAITNKPIADVNQFSQLINQLVGVIEDSMKIKVNHDSVNYLRLVRHLRYTIERVLSGETVEEPEKFTLLLKKEYPLCYNTSWKMIKVMQQFLKKPVYEAEAVYLTLHLYRLTNKT
- a CDS encoding ATP-binding protein codes for the protein MERIEDQVLRKKLFLQSMWIIFILDALFILFIERSLKYYPIVMVFAGIFLGYTLILRFIKKDSFFVWSSLALIYSYLFALNYTDPYIVNFIFLLFPVIFSAVFQKMTYLFITGAITICSQFYFFLSNYEIISTSFERIDVMYYVFFAVIIVVILSYYIRFINFLWTKVQLQNDLISSNLRTTEAKFDLIFSQSHDAIAIIGPDQTVRAVNPAFLNLYGWSEGEVVGSIYPYQTGSESGVTSRRDRTKSGSAVEVEVTTTPLFSHANELIAFCEMIRDVTDKKADELALFQQEKLNVAGQMAAGVAHEIRNPLTVIQGFLQMMDEKKEIIDPHYTKIMLEELKRMNSIVSEFLILSKPQAVHEKEINMRVLIDSMIRFFSTESALRNIGIEFKCKGELPAVQGDENQLKQVLINLLKNAFDAMSKGGKIIVDAQAENDIVKITITDQGPGIPADLISQVTKPFFTTKEKGTGLGLVITEKIIRQHNGNITITSQIGEGTTVIVTFPVSHSLIR
- the ptsG gene encoding glucose-specific PTS transporter subunit IIBC; the protein is MFKNLFGVLQKIGKALMLPVAILPAAGILLAFGNAMQNPELTSKVPFLTNEIVQLVAKVMESSGDIVFANLPLLFAVGVAIGLANGDGVAGLAAIIGYLIMNATMSAVLLQTGKIPSDAVELAQFFQQLHPEYARVLGMPTLQTGVFGGIIVGVLGAYMYNKFFKIELPQYLGFFAGKRFVPIMTAVSAVVLGLIMLFIWPPIQGGLNAFSTGLLESNKTLAAFVFGLIERSLIPFGLHHIFYSPFWYEFGNYTTQAGEIVRGDQRIFMAQIKDGAELTAGTYMTGKFPFMMFGLPAAALAIYHESRPENKKFVAGIMGSAALTSFLTGITEPLEFSFLFVAPILFAIHAVFAGLSFMTMQLLDVKIGMTFSGGVIDYFLFGILPNRTDWWLVIPVGLVFSVIYYFGFRFAIRKFNLKTPGREDAEAETEDDKAGENAGDLPYNILESLGGSSNIKHLDACITRLRVTVNDVKAVDKNRLKRLGAAGVLEVGNNIQAIYGPKSDNLKTQIQDVMSGKTPRPTKPVSAEKEVQEQVEDVVAGPLKNEVSEFSFVSPLTGDIHPITEVPDQVFSGKMMGDGFAITPADGTIVSPVDGKILNVFPTKHAIGLESESGNEILIHVGIDTVNLKGEGFEAFVKEGDIVTKGQKLLQVDLEFVKQNAPSIMTPIVFTNLNEGESVVIKSSGSVKAGEENIISIEK
- a CDS encoding transcriptional regulator SplA domain-containing protein, coding for MEKKDVNAGDKVYVIYRNPHAANVANIQQAEIVEHPNHPGEKALFIHDSYHLLDEEDAIFPSYSDAEVMYNKLFDYEQYE
- the ptsP gene encoding phosphoenolpyruvate--protein phosphotransferase; amino-acid sequence: MLELKGIGASAGIAIAKAYRLEEPDLTVSKKEVADKTAEVLRFDEAIQKSKSELLKIKEHAFRELGADKAEIFEAHILVLSDPELLNPVKDKISSEAVNAEFAMKETADMFVSMFESMDNEYMKERAADIRDVTKRVIGHLLGVEIPNPSMISEEVIIIAEDLTPSDTAQLNRQYVLGFTTDIGGRTSHSAIMARSMEIPAVVGTKTATADIKNGDIVIVDGIDGDVIVNPSEDVVAGFEKKKAQYEVQKAEWAKLVNEETVTKDGQHVELAANIGTPDDVRGVLENGGEAVGLYRTEFLYMGRDQLPTEDEQFEAYKAVLERMEGKPVVVRTLDIGGDKELPYLNLPKEMNPFLGFRAIRLCLEEQEIFRTQLRALLRASTFGNLKIMFPMIAVVDEFRQAKAILLEEKQKLVNEGVQVSDNIEIGMMVEIPSTAVLADQFAKDVDFFSIGTNDLIQYTMAADRMNERVSYLYQPYNPAILRLVTLVIEAAHKEGKWVGMCGEMAGDPLAIPVLLGLGLDEFSMSATSILPARSLIKNLSKEEAASFKEEILSMSTTEEVVAFVKTKFNL